A region from the Linepithema humile isolate Giens D197 chromosome 1, Lhum_UNIL_v1.0, whole genome shotgun sequence genome encodes:
- the LOC136997450 gene encoding uncharacterized protein, producing the protein MDIEDSRSEIINPLENVDDNINPLENADDSINPLENVDDNIENLKDNDSEIEQFEAIDTQLYGKNFEAKMVHLKDNFYCRNIIYYAAIGNSHRSSQTARRLLTGVFKKETLINCTLTGQTPRSQGKDRQNLKISYLHPFAIKAIVDFSIEYGAKHGWIIQTKKIYIEL; encoded by the exons ATGGATATAGAAGACTCACGATCCGAAATCATAAATCCTTTAGAGAATGttgatgataatataaatcCTTTGGAGAATGCTGATGATAGTATAAATCCTTTAGAGAATGTTGatgataatatagaaaatcttAAGGATAATGATAGTGAAATAGAACAATTTGAAGCTATAGATACTCAGTTATATGGAAAAAACTTCGAGGCTAAG ATGGTACACTTAAAGGATAATTTCtattgtagaaatataatatattatgcagcAATAGGGAATTCTCATAGATCATCGCAGACAGCTAGAAGACTTTTAACGGGAGTGTTTAAAAaggaaacattaattaattgtactcTGACTGGACAAACTCCTAGATCACAAGGAAAAGACCGACAAAATCTTAAAATCTCATATTTACATCCTTTTGCAATTAAAGCAATAGTtg atttttctaTTGAGTACGGGGCCAAACATGGTTGGATCATACaaacaaaaaagatttacaTCGAGCTATAA
- the LOC136997400 gene encoding uncharacterized protein isoform X2 yields the protein MYIMFNFLLLLKLLMSLQTNFYFQFLKRWTFSISHKMSNESKKYAVVKFLSDSTYSEIPTAWLFKKNDIQQCWWPPRTANSAILIMNCERPDFYTWNHYEVNIVKYCTSLESARKNAADSNYDTTDEERLGRGKRLHLTYNRFRSDEEDDSHQPRKYIKKKQINKNTVQVTLPECPSNLDITKQSNVLTINNASGNNIVTLQNEEENDPLLITDKENEYSNLYNVPIILQSNTPPIENLENISTIKDDIQQMLRMQAVSNITLKDIQQRLLKMETAIKDRVLSPVEINNDLIAPFLPLTTIEVVKEFDALLKMSGEAVIQFKEFLSKTGGNNVRDNIHRILRKTLTNECSMKCSWKGLRNNFRISNLHLIKIMKREITSRYATCTETDFDNTVAEWLRFAAQRNKRDRAKENIADGNNAEENIGNENNPEENN from the exons atgtatattatgttcaactttcttttgcttttaaaattattgatgtcattacaaactaatttttattttcagtttttaaaaCGTTGGACGTTTTCCATATCACACAAGATGAGCAacgaaagtaaaaaatatgcgGTGGTAAAATTTTTGTCGGATTCTACATATTCTGAAATTCCAACAGCAtggctttttaaaaaaaatgatattcagCAATGTTGGTGGCCACCTCGAACAGCAAACAGTGCAATATTGATAATGAACTGTGAACGTCCTGATTTTTATACATGGAATCATTATGAAgtaaacattgtaaaatattgta cATCTCTTGAGTCAGCCCGAAAGAATGCAGCAGACTCTAATTATGACACAACTGATGAAGAACGACTGGGCCGAGGAAAGAGGTTACATTTGACATATAATCGTTTCAGGAGCGATGAAGAAGATGATTCTCATCAAcctcgaaaatatattaaaa AGaaacaaatcaataaaaatactgtTCAGGTAACTCTACCTGAATGTCCTTCGAATTTGGATATAACCAAACAATCCAACGtcttaacaattaataatgcaaGTGGAAACAACATTGTAACTTTGCAAAATg aagaagaaaatgacCCATTGCTGATAACAGATAAGGAGAATGAATATTCTAATCTGTACAATGTaccaataatattacaaa gCAATACTCCACCGATTGAAAACTTAGAAAACATCTCTACTATAaaag aTGACATACAACAAATGTTGCGTATGCAAGCAGTATCAAACATTACACTGAAAGATATACAGCAACGATTATTAAAGATGGAAACTGCCATTAAAGACCGCGTGTTGAGTCCTgtcgaaattaataatgatctCATTGCACCATTTTTACCGTTAACAACAATTGAAGTCGTGAAAGAGTTTGATGCATTACTGAAAATGTCGGGTGAAGCTGTGATACAGTTC aaagagTTTTTGTCAAAAACTGGTGGAAATAATGTCAGAGACAATATTCACCGTATCTTAAGAAAAACATTAACAAACGAATGTTCTATGAAGTGTTCCTGGAAAGGACTACGAAACAATTTCAGAATTTCAaacttacatttaataaaaattatgaaaa GAGAGATAACATCGCGTTATGCTACATGCACGGAAACAGATTTTGATAACACAGTTGCAGAGTGGTTACGCTTTGCAGCACAGCGAAATAAGAGAGACAgagcaaaagaaaatattgctgaCGGAAATAATGCTGAGGAAAATATTGGTAACGAAAACAACCctgaagaaaataactaa
- the LOC136997400 gene encoding uncharacterized protein isoform X4 gives MSNESKKYAVVKFLSDSTYSEIPTAWLFKKNDIQQCWWPPRTANSAILIMNCERPDFYTWNHYEVNIVKYCTSLESARKNAADSNYDTTDEERLGRGKRLHLTYNRFRSDEEDDSHQPRKYIKKKQINKNTVQVTLPECPSNLDITKQSNVLTINNASGNNIVTLQNEEENDPLLITDKENEYSNLYNVPIILQSNTPPIENLENISTIKDDIQQMLRMQAVSNITLKDIQQRLLKMETAIKDRVLSPVEINNDLIAPFLPLTTIEVVKEFDALLKMSGEAVIQFKEFLSKTGGNNVRDNIHRILRKTLTNECSMKCSWKGLRNNFRISNLHLIKIMKREITSRYATCTETDFDNTVAEWLRFAAQRNKRDRAKENIADGNNAEENIGNENNPEENN, from the exons ATGAGCAacgaaagtaaaaaatatgcgGTGGTAAAATTTTTGTCGGATTCTACATATTCTGAAATTCCAACAGCAtggctttttaaaaaaaatgatattcagCAATGTTGGTGGCCACCTCGAACAGCAAACAGTGCAATATTGATAATGAACTGTGAACGTCCTGATTTTTATACATGGAATCATTATGAAgtaaacattgtaaaatattgta cATCTCTTGAGTCAGCCCGAAAGAATGCAGCAGACTCTAATTATGACACAACTGATGAAGAACGACTGGGCCGAGGAAAGAGGTTACATTTGACATATAATCGTTTCAGGAGCGATGAAGAAGATGATTCTCATCAAcctcgaaaatatattaaaa AGaaacaaatcaataaaaatactgtTCAGGTAACTCTACCTGAATGTCCTTCGAATTTGGATATAACCAAACAATCCAACGtcttaacaattaataatgcaaGTGGAAACAACATTGTAACTTTGCAAAATg aagaagaaaatgacCCATTGCTGATAACAGATAAGGAGAATGAATATTCTAATCTGTACAATGTaccaataatattacaaa gCAATACTCCACCGATTGAAAACTTAGAAAACATCTCTACTATAaaag aTGACATACAACAAATGTTGCGTATGCAAGCAGTATCAAACATTACACTGAAAGATATACAGCAACGATTATTAAAGATGGAAACTGCCATTAAAGACCGCGTGTTGAGTCCTgtcgaaattaataatgatctCATTGCACCATTTTTACCGTTAACAACAATTGAAGTCGTGAAAGAGTTTGATGCATTACTGAAAATGTCGGGTGAAGCTGTGATACAGTTC aaagagTTTTTGTCAAAAACTGGTGGAAATAATGTCAGAGACAATATTCACCGTATCTTAAGAAAAACATTAACAAACGAATGTTCTATGAAGTGTTCCTGGAAAGGACTACGAAACAATTTCAGAATTTCAaacttacatttaataaaaattatgaaaa GAGAGATAACATCGCGTTATGCTACATGCACGGAAACAGATTTTGATAACACAGTTGCAGAGTGGTTACGCTTTGCAGCACAGCGAAATAAGAGAGACAgagcaaaagaaaatattgctgaCGGAAATAATGCTGAGGAAAATATTGGTAACGAAAACAACCctgaagaaaataactaa
- the LOC136997400 gene encoding uncharacterized protein isoform X3, whose product MDNNISMFLKRWTFSISHKMSNESKKYAVVKFLSDSTYSEIPTAWLFKKNDIQQCWWPPRTANSAILIMNCERPDFYTWNHYEVNIVKYCTSLESARKNAADSNYDTTDEERLGRGKRLHLTYNRFRSDEEDDSHQPRKYIKKKQINKNTVQVTLPECPSNLDITKQSNVLTINNASGNNIVTLQNEEENDPLLITDKENEYSNLYNVPIILQSNTPPIENLENISTIKDDIQQMLRMQAVSNITLKDIQQRLLKMETAIKDRVLSPVEINNDLIAPFLPLTTIEVVKEFDALLKMSGEAVIQFKEFLSKTGGNNVRDNIHRILRKTLTNECSMKCSWKGLRNNFRISNLHLIKIMKREITSRYATCTETDFDNTVAEWLRFAAQRNKRDRAKENIADGNNAEENIGNENNPEENN is encoded by the exons ATGGATAACAACATTTCAATG tttttaaaaCGTTGGACGTTTTCCATATCACACAAGATGAGCAacgaaagtaaaaaatatgcgGTGGTAAAATTTTTGTCGGATTCTACATATTCTGAAATTCCAACAGCAtggctttttaaaaaaaatgatattcagCAATGTTGGTGGCCACCTCGAACAGCAAACAGTGCAATATTGATAATGAACTGTGAACGTCCTGATTTTTATACATGGAATCATTATGAAgtaaacattgtaaaatattgta cATCTCTTGAGTCAGCCCGAAAGAATGCAGCAGACTCTAATTATGACACAACTGATGAAGAACGACTGGGCCGAGGAAAGAGGTTACATTTGACATATAATCGTTTCAGGAGCGATGAAGAAGATGATTCTCATCAAcctcgaaaatatattaaaa AGaaacaaatcaataaaaatactgtTCAGGTAACTCTACCTGAATGTCCTTCGAATTTGGATATAACCAAACAATCCAACGtcttaacaattaataatgcaaGTGGAAACAACATTGTAACTTTGCAAAATg aagaagaaaatgacCCATTGCTGATAACAGATAAGGAGAATGAATATTCTAATCTGTACAATGTaccaataatattacaaa gCAATACTCCACCGATTGAAAACTTAGAAAACATCTCTACTATAaaag aTGACATACAACAAATGTTGCGTATGCAAGCAGTATCAAACATTACACTGAAAGATATACAGCAACGATTATTAAAGATGGAAACTGCCATTAAAGACCGCGTGTTGAGTCCTgtcgaaattaataatgatctCATTGCACCATTTTTACCGTTAACAACAATTGAAGTCGTGAAAGAGTTTGATGCATTACTGAAAATGTCGGGTGAAGCTGTGATACAGTTC aaagagTTTTTGTCAAAAACTGGTGGAAATAATGTCAGAGACAATATTCACCGTATCTTAAGAAAAACATTAACAAACGAATGTTCTATGAAGTGTTCCTGGAAAGGACTACGAAACAATTTCAGAATTTCAaacttacatttaataaaaattatgaaaa GAGAGATAACATCGCGTTATGCTACATGCACGGAAACAGATTTTGATAACACAGTTGCAGAGTGGTTACGCTTTGCAGCACAGCGAAATAAGAGAGACAgagcaaaagaaaatattgctgaCGGAAATAATGCTGAGGAAAATATTGGTAACGAAAACAACCctgaagaaaataactaa
- the LOC136997400 gene encoding uncharacterized protein isoform X1, with protein sequence MPKEFQYLSKRRKNQIIKRELTYYKYSKLLHSTNSNIASDTIEAENSGNSSFTNVDDTFNEINILPHDFANEISESSVESLSDIESNKEHNVEAQDYISDINNISDGSNNITSLREDLQKFIIERNIAHNTVNELLTILRKHGYVDLPKDVRVLLKTPRNASVNIKSLDSGRYVHFGLFSTLKRSIQIYSEFITGNKIKLNINIDGLPISKSSGSQFWPIMASIEDVDTYTLPFIIGIYHGMCKPNNANEFLLDFVNDFILLSQTGIIVSNIKYTVTLNAILCDAPAKSFITYTKGHTGYSSCSKCIQEGDFICNRVVFRETNSMLRTNDTFKNRIHVEHHTGNPILEKLGIGMVSQIPLDYMHLVCLGVVKRLLQLWVRGNRNIRLSKEAVNSVLRYLIALKPFIPAEFVRKPRSLDDIDKWKATEFRQFLLYTGFVVMKSILPTNCYNHFLSLSVGIRILTDQQLCVPFNAYANSLLFYFVSNYGNIYGDEYLSHNVHNLLHLSNDVQSFGSLDNFSCFKFENQMQKIKKKLHQSGAPLEEFSNRTFEELQLPIRSCKFQQYPIVFYKKNHDISHVQFKNFKIATNQADNCAILYDKSVIFILDIFEENCVCYIRAKRFLNPKSFFCVPCSSERLGIFIISNTTNADIIKISVTQIKRKCFKIKCFDEIGCYVTIPLQATNN encoded by the coding sequence ATGCCAAaggaatttcaatatttatcaaaaaggcgaaagaatcaaataattaaacgcgaattgacttattataaatattcaaaattattacattcaaCCAATTCGAATATAGCATCTGATACGATAGAAGCAGAAAATAGTGGTAACAGTAGTTTCACAAATGTCGATGATACATTTaacgaaattaatattttgcctCACGATTTTGCTAACGAAATAAGTGAATCAAGTGTAGAATCACTATCGGATATAGAAAGTAACAAGGAACATAATGTTGAAGCACAAGAttatatttctgatataaataatatctctgATGGTAGCAATAATATAACGAGTTTACGAGaagatttacaaaaatttattattgaacgaAATATTGCACATAATACTGTTAACGAGTTACTTACTATTTTAAGGAAACATGGCTATGTAGATTTGCCTAAAGACGTGAGGGTGTTACTTAAAACACCACGAAATGCgtctgtaaatataaaatctctgGATAGTGGACGCTACGTTCATTTTGGTCTTTTCTCTACTCTAAAGCGATccatacaaatatattctgaatttattacagggaataaaataaaattaaatattaatattgacggTTTGCCAATTTCCAAAAGTAGTGGTAGTCAATTTTGGCCAATAATGGCATCTATTGAAGATGTAGATACATATACATTACCTTTTATAATTGGTATTTATCATGGAATGTGCAAACCTAATAATGCTAACGAGTTTTTACTCGACTTTGTTAACGACTTCATTCTCCTTTCTCAAACAGGCATCattgtttctaatataaaatatacagtaactcttaatgcaatattatgcGATGCCCCGGCGAAATCATTTATTACCTACACAAAAGGTCATACAGGATATTCCTCTTGCTCGAAATGTATTCAAGAAGGCGATTTCATATGTAACAGAGTAGTTTTTCGAGAAACTAACAGCATGTTACGTACAAAtgacacatttaaaaatcgtaTACATGTTGAACATCACACAGGTAATCCCATATTAGAAAAACTCGGTATTGGAATGGTATCACAAATCCCATTAGATTATATGCACCTTGTCTGTTTAGGTGTTGTAAAACGATTGCTGCAACTATGGGTCAGaggaaacagaaatattagATTATCTAAAGAGGCTGTAAATTCAGTTTTGCGttatttaattgcattgaAACCCTTCATTCCAGCAGAATTTGTGAGAAAACCTAGAAGTTTAGATGATATTGATAAATGGAAGGCTACAGAATTTCgtcaatttttactttatactGGATTTGTTGTTATGAAATCAATATTGCCTACAAATTGCTATAAtcactttctttctcttaGCGTTGGTATCAGGATATTAACTGATCAACAACTATGTGTGCCATTCAACGCTTATGCGAATTCGTTGTTATTCTACTTTGTTTCcaattatggaaatatttatggagACGAATATTTGTCACATAACGTTCACAATCTTCTACATCTTTCCAATGATGTACAAAGTTTCGGTTCTTTAGATAACTTTAGTTGCTTCAAATTTGAAAatcaaatgcaaaaaataaaaaaaaaattgcatcagTCGGGGGCACCCTTAGAGGAATTTTCTAATCGTACTTTTGAAGAATTACAGCTTCCCATTCGATCATGTAAATTTCAACAATATCcgattgttttttataaaaaaaatcacgacATTTCTCatgttcaatttaaaaattttaaaattgcaaccAATCAAGCCGATAACTGTGCTATTCTTTATGACAAAtccgtaatatttattttggatatatttgaagaaaattgtgTTTGCTATATTCGTGCAAAACGTTTTTTGAATCCAAAGTCTTTTTTTTGTGTACCGTGCTCTTCAGAAAGACttggaatatttataatatcaaacacTACTAAtgcagatataattaaaatttccgtaacgcaaataaaaaggaagtgtttcaaaattaaatgctTTGATGAAATTGGTTGTTATGTTACAATACCATTGCAAGCCACTAATAATTAG
- the LOC105678872 gene encoding uncharacterized protein isoform X3: MEKSVSKTFSISQHKQNNNQLIDLILLDEVTNIQYVLKVEKKVYNRAHNDTLNTEVNIEKWEHKAVLLLISLYKEKSYMLGKGNQCNNKMDALKRRYRQIVDHNAQSGNDRKDWIYLDVLDNIFRKKHWIKPLSVAGSNIKEPEHSPLTDNSDENETPVKQRKISLTEARANYLTLSLEEKRLKRKETANYRATKLQILREIKEALGKQKQ, from the exons ATGGAGAAATCTGTATCTAAAACTTTCTCTATTTCTCAACATAAACAGAACAATAACCAAttgattgatttaatattacttgatgaagtaacaaatatacaatatgttttaaaagtggaaaaaaaagtatataatcgTGCTCATAATG ATACGCTAAATACTG aagtaaatatagaaaaatgggAACATAAAGCTGTACttcttttaatatctttatataaagaaaaatcatatatgCTGGGAAAAg gcaaccaatgcaataataaaatggatGCATTGAAGAGACGATATCGTCAAATTGTTGACCATAATGCTCAAAGTGGAAACGATAGAAAAGATTGGATATATTtagat gtattagataatatttttcgaaaaaaacatTGGATAAAACCATTATCTGTAGCAGgatcaaatattaaagaacCTGAACATTCTCCATTAACTGACAACAGTGATGAGAATGAAACACCAGTTA aGCAAAGAAAAATCTCATTAACTGAAGCAAGAGCAAATTATTTGACACTttcattagaagaaaaaagactaaaaagaaaagaaactgCCAATTATAGAGCTACaaagttacaaatattaagagaaataaaagaagcatTAGGGAAACAGAAACAATag
- the LOC105678872 gene encoding uncharacterized protein isoform X2, with translation MEKSVSKTFSISQHKQNNNQLIDLILLDEVTNIQYVLKVEKKVYNRAHNDIMFATTLLKKAQTLHNSKDTIHSSASSIKNSKSSCSNVTSTIVPDNTDNTENIVHKYTSSSTENISDTLNTEVNIEKWEHKAVLLLISLYKEKSYMLGKGNQCNNKMDALKRRYRQIVDHNAQSGNDRKDWIYLDVLDNIFRKKHWIKPLSVAGSNIKEPEHSPLTDNSDENETPVKQRKISLTEARANYLTLSLEEKRLKRKETANYRATKLQILREIKEALGKQKQ, from the exons ATGGAGAAATCTGTATCTAAAACTTTCTCTATTTCTCAACATAAACAGAACAATAACCAAttgattgatttaatattacttgatgaagtaacaaatatacaatatgttttaaaagtggaaaaaaaagtatataatcgTGCTCATAATG ACATAATGTTTGCTACTACATTATTAAAGAAAGCACAAACGTTACATAATTCTAAAGATACAATACATAGTTCTGCTTCATCAATAAAGAATAGTAAATCCAGTTGTTCAAATGTAACAAGTACTATAGTTCCTGACAATACTGATAATACTGAAAATATAGTTCACAAATATACTTCTTCTAGCACTGAAAACATTTCAGATACGCTAAATACTG aagtaaatatagaaaaatgggAACATAAAGCTGTACttcttttaatatctttatataaagaaaaatcatatatgCTGGGAAAAg gcaaccaatgcaataataaaatggatGCATTGAAGAGACGATATCGTCAAATTGTTGACCATAATGCTCAAAGTGGAAACGATAGAAAAGATTGGATATATTtagat gtattagataatatttttcgaaaaaaacatTGGATAAAACCATTATCTGTAGCAGgatcaaatattaaagaacCTGAACATTCTCCATTAACTGACAACAGTGATGAGAATGAAACACCAGTTA aGCAAAGAAAAATCTCATTAACTGAAGCAAGAGCAAATTATTTGACACTttcattagaagaaaaaagactaaaaagaaaagaaactgCCAATTATAGAGCTACaaagttacaaatattaagagaaataaaagaagcatTAGGGAAACAGAAACAATag
- the LOC105678872 gene encoding uncharacterized protein isoform X1, protein MEKSVSKTFSISQHKQNNNQLIDLILLDEVTNIQYVLKVEKKVYNRAHNDIMFATTLLKKAQTLHNSKDTIHSSASSIKNSKSSCSNVTSTIVPDNTDNTENIVHKYTSSSTENISDTLNTEVNIEKWEHKAVLLLISLYKEKSYMLGKGSHKKMWIDISKCMKEKKYNFTGNQCNNKMDALKRRYRQIVDHNAQSGNDRKDWIYLDVLDNIFRKKHWIKPLSVAGSNIKEPEHSPLTDNSDENETPVKQRKISLTEARANYLTLSLEEKRLKRKETANYRATKLQILREIKEALGKQKQ, encoded by the exons ATGGAGAAATCTGTATCTAAAACTTTCTCTATTTCTCAACATAAACAGAACAATAACCAAttgattgatttaatattacttgatgaagtaacaaatatacaatatgttttaaaagtggaaaaaaaagtatataatcgTGCTCATAATG ACATAATGTTTGCTACTACATTATTAAAGAAAGCACAAACGTTACATAATTCTAAAGATACAATACATAGTTCTGCTTCATCAATAAAGAATAGTAAATCCAGTTGTTCAAATGTAACAAGTACTATAGTTCCTGACAATACTGATAATACTGAAAATATAGTTCACAAATATACTTCTTCTAGCACTGAAAACATTTCAGATACGCTAAATACTG aagtaaatatagaaaaatgggAACATAAAGCTGTACttcttttaatatctttatataaagaaaaatcatatatgCTGGGAAAAggttctcataaaaaaatgtggatAGACATTTCCAAGTGtatgaaggaaaaaaaatataattttacaggcaaccaatgcaataataaaatggatGCATTGAAGAGACGATATCGTCAAATTGTTGACCATAATGCTCAAAGTGGAAACGATAGAAAAGATTGGATATATTtagat gtattagataatatttttcgaaaaaaacatTGGATAAAACCATTATCTGTAGCAGgatcaaatattaaagaacCTGAACATTCTCCATTAACTGACAACAGTGATGAGAATGAAACACCAGTTA aGCAAAGAAAAATCTCATTAACTGAAGCAAGAGCAAATTATTTGACACTttcattagaagaaaaaagactaaaaagaaaagaaactgCCAATTATAGAGCTACaaagttacaaatattaagagaaataaaagaagcatTAGGGAAACAGAAACAATag
- the LOC136997402 gene encoding uncharacterized protein, with the protein MEKYILLDNILFESSTSASSSDSDDNEEFLNIIINNNRNRNNRRVPKIKNYLEHVVALYTDIEFKSHFRMERNTFNFLLYLIGPKLNNIPFKGREQIDVTKQLLITIYVLATPDSYRSISERFDVSKSTTWFSVKRVVRAIYSIRNQFIRWPTYEEAENTWTNIQRLYGFPKVLGIIDGTHINIPRPKEDGNSYINRKGRFSVQLQVICKSDLSFIHVFAGMPGCVHDMRVFLYSGVQQYCTPEYFPDNSHLLGDAAYNIQKNVMVPFHDNGHLTREQKKFNHRLSSARITVERSIGLLKGRWRYLLDKLPMTRTNLIPYYIITCCILHNICLLQNDRIEIPIIVPEILHEMEPLGITNILKEEGNIKRNRLMEIIAHDDFERRINN; encoded by the exons atggaaaaatatattttacttgacAATATTCTTTTCGAATCTTCCACTAGTGCTTCTTCGAGTGACAGTGATGACAATGaagaattcttaaatattataataaataataatagaaatagaaataatagaagagttccaaaaataaaaaattatttggagcATGTTGTTGCACTATACACAGATATCGaatttaaatcacattttag aatggaacgtaatacttttaattttttattatatttgattggaccaaaattaaacaatattccaTTTAAAGGAAGAGAACAAATTGATGTTACAAAACAactattaattactatttatgTTTTAGCAACACCAGATTCATATCGCTCCATAAGTGAACGATTTGATGTGTCCAAATCAACTACTTGGTTTAGTGTGAAGAGAGTAGTTAGAGCAATATATAGTATtcgaaatcaatttattaGATGGCCTACCTATGAAGAAGCTGAAAATACTTGGACAAACATTCAAAGACTATATGGCTTTCCTAAAGTTCTTGGCATTATTGATGGaacgcatataaatattcctCGACCGAAAGAAGATGGCAATAGTTATATAAACAGAAAAGGCAGATTTTCTGTACAGTTAcaa GTGATATGTAAAAGTGATTTGTCTTTTATTCATGTATTTGCTGGAATGCCAGGATGTGTCCATGATATGCGCGTGTTTCTTTATTCCGGAGTACAACAATATTGTACTCCAGAGTATTTTCCCGACAATAGCCATTTATTAGGCGATGCAGCATACAATATCCAAAAAAATGTTATGGTGCCATTCCATGATAATGGTCACTTAACtagagaacaaaaaaaatttaatcatcgCTTATCATCTGCCCGAATAACTGTAGAAAGATCAATAGGACTATTGAAAGGACGATGGcgatatttattagataaattacCTATGACAAGAACTAATTTAATtccttattatataattacttgCTGTATATTGCATAACAtatgtttattacaaaatgatCGTATTGAAATCCCTATTATTGTTCCTGAAATATTGCATGAAATGGAACCATTAGGTATCACTAATATCTTAAAGGAAGAAGGAAATATTAAAAGGAATAGACTGATGGAAATAATTGCTCATGATGATTTTGAaagaagaattaataattaa